One window of the Corticium candelabrum chromosome 7, ooCorCand1.1, whole genome shotgun sequence genome contains the following:
- the LOC134181959 gene encoding cilia- and flagella-associated protein 74-like isoform X1, producing MDALLEEAEDGEDGYDAFDVSYEETRQTRDADLPTIGVSGAVNDDVFATPDGDQFISPVERKHYNSDEDNSRHVISPFVAAVKPVTTPPLDTDLETLSDVESYFQDDWLNDSEHDFEKSHVESREGGREVIGMQERVAMLRLRREVDEINKLVADCQLQVQESKRELVKCHDMIDALQAERLSVEAEIQRHEEKKNIAVVMRLKGQVSRISQQIETEKSIEQQIKQTIDKAELALHHAELDQHRNETTAKQLAGMEETFEKQNEVAAVKRLKEEIKTAAAADAARKIKQREETEAAERAEQKRRDLIADAQLSQAKTARFLEETLSRMRQQDVANHKQNSEMMKQRMQSLLRLKTNIQDNRDSMRALQMIRNKHKSIADCEEKKERQKATEEGLNPVEVLMKKKRLQALFKEKEEFSKQQEKNKVNIVDKLLREQEQAKKREKKDQQPQWQSKQETKKSSHDIVTSSVGVHVDIEAAQNKEVVDIDGEEKAETEMKDMLSPANQAASILTSVESDQDARVEDVQLGGPSMGVQGLWQPEDHLLPSFDQDKHKNKLEAEMMDRVMQKLKESVVITQVAAGKEFKGRPFNSKPEVIIFEDFDVGKTYHKKVVLTNVSYTINYCKLQGMSDSLANSIDITFDPPGVMSAGMTCEMIVTFIPEVNSDLSGEVFFLAQTGSFSVPIQCVTKKCKLSVSSSCVEFRPACVGETRRRTFQLKNEGALGTRYVIKQISDVDSSDQGSVSLQFSQPGRNSVSEIDSTDTADGANVSSEHEQQISLGSLQLNTNDTNLLSKTIDHVSSSLLHTVVEREDEGEDEGEEKAESEGASDKRDEGKKSDKELGDQSETKSTAVSLVDDPMVIETESLKQSQVTVQSLVTAELTASSQLLSEQLQEKQDAQNASELEQSLGPAEYPLKFGVNAKSFLDPHSSLDIEVIFTPVTAGNFEKKYRIVFSEQATEEIIITVTGSAIDLPIYVEKQVIQLKVCMLDHLYQEAVLVHNRSATALRVTFTVPPALRDHIEILPKHGLVQGESSFSAQLKFLPRRSILEVCSERLNVHTGKLDIPVTIQVADQTRPVFFTVQAVVTSTDLEFDTTNIDFGTCTIYEAVVSTIRLSNKSVLPQAYGFVQLPKGVDVQPNDGFGTLLPEETISLDIIFSPEKPKEYKLTLTCKSGIGREFQINFVAIAILPALCLSHNVIDFCPTPIEDSRSTLVYVENPIHSPLSEESIRGQAPPSLPMAFEFAVPQGYPLYISPTVGIVQPGERHQVSVTFAPRLDRGAVMAHAWNLAKEKALLAAKVNREAAEMAAAKEAEEKSQLQSQGAGKKKRGVDRKGASSGMKMAPRCSTSMTNKRGQEQKEVSQPVEGSDEYWEASSALLRTFNNESTRLFVPCFVAAIKKSDKLDYRPDDTLHLEVSLPTVRPKLVLDRGSNIVDFGPVCKGHMKLKTVVLKNISDQVLTLRSSVLDPDGTFELRNALRPIRPGRTHGMMIGFCPATAEKFWEVMNVFYGDSSVSLRLSGEGVTPQVSLSLEEDVIDLGDLLPRDSSSRTFQIANTSPISVQYCVRLDSSLSGSKSGRRRGFDLLAERDAIGRSNAFETGKKCDEGSCPFDVSPFKATITAGQSRNVTVKFSPDHPGLRYFDTARIELSTQEDAKAVELVGRCWANNMYTTGWNDFSTRRELSDYRHRSDAETDGKLPTGSVSLILSSKGGKLSSRRIEVGSIKSALIKKSSGDFVFDPLPTALGKTFQIDTMKAVVEGGTRKVVTITFCPQQDHKLSDVITAKTMLTLKGEKIQQFEVSLCGIIKSP from the exons ATGGACGCTCTCTTAGAAGAAGCAGAGGACGGAGAGGACGGATACGATGCGTTCGACGTGTCGTACGAGGAAACGAGGCAAACAAGAGACGCGGATTTGCCTACTATTGGTGTGAGCGGTGCTGTCAATGATGACGTGTTTGCTACGCCAGATGGCGATCAGTTTATCAGCCCAGTTGAGAGAAAACATTACAACTCAGACGAGGATAACAGTCGTCATG TTATCTCTCCGTTTGTCGCTGCTGTCAAGCCCGTCACCACGCCACCACTAGACACTGACCTAGAAACTCTATCTGACGTTGAATCATACTTTCAAGACGATTGGTTGAACGACAGCGAACATGATTTTGAAAA GTCTCATGTGGAATCGAGAGAAGGTGGTAGGGAAGTGATTGGAATGCAG GAACGCGTGGCTATGCTGAGACTGAGAAGAGAAGTGGATGAGATTAACAAACTGGTCGCCGACTGTCAACTGCAAGTTCAAGAGTCAAA GAGAGAGTTGGTAAAGTGTCATGACATGATTGATGCCTTACAAGCAGAACGTCTTTCTGTTGAGGCAGAAATTCAACGTCATGAAGAGAAGAAGAATAT AGCTGTTGTCATGAGACTAAAAGGCCAAGTGAGTCGAATCAGTCAACAAATCGAAACAGAGAAATCAATTGAACAACAGATAAAACAAACTATTGATAAAGCAGA ACTGGCTCTACACCACGCCGAGTTAGATCAGCACAGAAACGAAACAACTGCCAAGCAATTAGCAGGGATGGAAGAAACATTTGAGAAGCAGAACGAAGTTGCAGCAGTGAAGAGATTGAAGGAAGAAATcaaaacagcagcagcagccgaTGCAGCGAGAAAAATCAAACAAAG AGAAGAGACAGAAGCGGCAGAACGAGCCGAACAGAAACGTAGAGATCTTATAGCCGATGCACAACTAAGTCAAGCAAAGACGGCAAGATTTCTTGAAGAAACCTTGTCTAG AATGAGACAGCAAGATGTAGCCAATCACAAACAGAATTCAGAAATGATGAAACAGCGAATGCAGTCACTACTAAGGCTGAAGACAAACATTCAAGATAACAGA GACAGCATGAGAGCTCTACAGATGATACGGAACAAGCACAAGTCAATAGCTGATTGtgaggagaagaaagaaagacagaaagcaaCAGAAGAAGGGCTGAACCCAGTCGAGGTTCTTATGAAGAAGAAGCGCTTGCAGGCATTGTTTAAGGAGAAGGA GGAATTCAGCAAGCAACAGGAGAAGAATAAG GTGAACATTGTTGACAAACTTTTGCGTGAACAAGAACAAGCAAAGAAAAGGGAAAAGAAAGATCAACAGCCCCAGTGGCAAAGCAAGCAAGAAACAAAA AAATCAAGTCACGACATTGTTACGTCTTCTGTGGGTGTCCATGTGGATATTGAGGCTGCTCAGAACAAGGAGGTGGTTGATATTGATGGAGAAGAGAAGGCAGAGACAGAAATGAAAGACATGCTGTCACCAG CCAATCAGGCTGCTTCCATTCTTACATCAGTAGAGAGCGATCAAGATGCAAG GGTTGAGGACGTTCAACTTGGAGGTCCTTCTATGGGAGTTCAAGGCTTGTGGCAGCCAGAAGATCATTTG TTGCCATCGTTTGATCAAGATAAACACAAGAACAAACTAGAAGCA GAGATGATGGATCGGGTCATGCAAAAGCTGAAAGAGAGCGTCGTAATCACTCAAGTTGCAGCTGGGAAAGAATTCAAG GGCAGACCGTTTAACAGCAAGCCAGAAGTGATTATATTTGAAGACTTTGACGTTGGCAAGACTTACCACAAGAAAGTCGTTCTCACTAACGTGTCTTACACAATCAACTACTGCAAACTGCAGGGCATGTCTGACAGTCTGGCGAACAGTATTGATATAAC GTTTGATCCACCCGGTGTGATGTCAGCCGGAATGACGTGTGAAATGATCGTCACATTTATTCCCGAG gtCAACTCTGATCTATCCGGTGAGGTATTCTTTCTAGCTCAGACTGGATCGTTTTCTGTGCCTATTCAGTGCGTGACGAAAAAGTGCAAGTTGTCTGTGAGCTCCAGTTGTGTCGAGTTTCGACCAGCATGTGTAGGAGAGACAAGACGACGGACATTTCAGTTAAAGAACGAGGGAGCACTAGGGACAAGATACGTGATAAAACAAATATCTGACGTTGACTCAAGTG ATCAAGGGAGCGTGTCCTTGCAGTTCTCTCAACCTGGTCGCAATTCTGTCAGTGAGATTGACAGTACAGACACTGCCGACGGTGCCAACGTGTCATCAGAG CATGAACAACAGATTTCATTGGGATCTCTCCAATTGAATACCAATGATACCAACTTACTTTCCAAGACTATTGACCATGTAAGCTCATCGCTGTTGCATACTGTTGTTGAACGTGAGGATGAAGGTGAAGACGAAGGAGAAGAGAAGGCGGAAAGTGAAGGAGCAAGTGATAAAAGGGATGAGGGGAAGAAGAGCGACAAGGAATTGGGTGATCAATCAGAAACAAAGTCAACAGCTGTGTCTTTAGTGGATGATCCTATGGTGATTGAAACTGAGTCACTAAAGCAGTCACAAGTGACTGTGCAGTCACTTGTCACTGCAGAGCTGACAGCATCTAGTCAATTGTTATCAGAACAGTTACAAGAGAAACAAGATGCTCAGAATGCAAGTGAACTTGAGCAGTCTCTTGGGCCTGCAGAGTATCCTCTTAAGTTTGGAGTG AATGCAAAAAGCTTTCTTGATCCACATTCATCTCTTGACATCGAAGTCATCTTTACTCCTGTAACAGCCGGTAACTTTGAGAAAAAGTACAGAATTGTCTTCTCGGAGCAAGCAACAGAGGAG ATCATCATAACAGTGACTGGATCCGCTATTGATCTCCCAATTTACGTTGAGAAACAA GTGATTCAATTGAAGGTGTGCATGCTGGACCATCTCTACCAAGAGGCAGTTCTTGTTCACAACAG ATCAGCAACTGCATTGAGGGTAACATTCACTGTTCCTCCTGCTCTGCGAGATCACATCGAAATTCTACCAAAACACGGTCTTGTGCAAGGCGAATCGTCGTTTTCTGCACAACTGAAATTTTTGCCACG GCGTTCAATACTGGAAGTGTGCAGTGAGCGTTTAAACGTGCATACTGGAAAACTGGACATTCCAGTAACAATTCAGGTTGCTGATCAG ACACGGCCAGTATTCTTTACTGTCCAAGCTGTCGTGACCAGTACAGACCTTGAGTTCGACACCACAAACATTGACTTTGGGACGTGCACTATTTACGAAGCAGTTGTGAGTACGATTCGACTAAGCAACAAGTCAGTTCTACCACAAGCCTACGGTTTTGTTCAGCTGCCCAAG GGTGTTGATGTTCAACCGAATGATGGATTTGGTACTTTGCTTCCAGAAGAGACTATCAGCCTTGACATTATTTTCAGTCCTGAAAAGCCGAAG GAATACAAGTTAACTCTGACGTGCAAATCAGGCATTGGAAG AGAGTTCCAAATCAACTTTGTGGCTATCGCCATTCTTCCTGCTTTGTGCCTGTCTCACAACGTCATCGACTTTTGCCCCACACCCATTGAAGACTCTCGCTCAACTCTTGTCTACGTCGAAAATCCCATCCACAGCCCTCTTAGCGAAGAATCAATCAGAGGTCAAGCGCCACCTTCTCTACCCATGGCATTTGAATTTGCCGTTCCTCAGGGCTACCCTTTGTACATATCACCTACTGTAGGCATCGTGCAACCAGGCGAG AGACATCAAGTTTCAGTAACGTTTGCTCCTCGTCTTGATCGGGGAGCTGTTATGGCTCACGCTTGGAATTTAGCTAAAGAGAAGGCACTGCTGGCAGCTAAAGTTAATCGAGAGGCAGCAGAGATGGCAGCAGCAAAGGAAGCTGAGGAGAAAAGTCAGCTTCAAAGTCAAGGAGCTGGT AAAAAGAAGAGAGGGGTGGATCGGAAGGGTGCCAGTAGTGGTATGAAGATGGCACCTCGTTGTTCAACAAGTATGACAAACAAGAGGGGACAAGAACAGAAAGAGGTTTCTCAACCTGTTGAAGG GTCCGATGAGTATTGGGAGGCATCCTCTGCTTTACTTCGGACCTTCAACAATGAGTCGACTCGTCTGTTTGTTCCTTGCTTTGTTGCTGCCATCAAGAAATCCGATAAATTGGACTACAG GCCTGACGATACGTTGCACTTGGAAGTGAGTCTTCCCACTGTTCGTCCAAAGCTGGTGCTTGACAGAGGATCGAATATAGTCGACTTTGGTCCAGTGTGTAAAG gtcACATGAAGTTGAAGACTGTAGTCTTAAAAAATATCTCAGACCAGGTTCTTACG TTGAGGTCGTCTGTGCTGGATCCAGACGGAACGTTTGAGTTGAGGAATGCGTTGCGTCCTATTCGTCCTGGAAGAACGCACGGCATGATGATCGGGTTTTGTCCTGCGACGGCCGAAAAG TTTTGGGAGGTGATGAACGTATTTTACGGCGATTCTTCCGTCTCCCTGCGTCTCTCCGGAGAGGGAGTCACTCCACAAGTGTCCCTCTCTCTTGAGGAAGATGTAATAGACTTGGGGGACCTTCTTCCACGCGACTCGTCATCACGGACTTTCCAAATTGCCAACACGTCTCCCATTTCCGTCCAATACTGCGTGCGACTCGACAGCTCGTTGTCGGGCTCGAAGAGCGGACGTCGGCGCGGTTTCGACTTGCTTGCCGAGCGAGACGCCATCGGAAGATCAAACGCGTTCGAAACGGGAAAGAAATGCGACGAAGGCTCGTGTCCGTTCGACGTCAGTCCGTTCAAGGCGACCATCACTGCAG GACAATCGCGGAACGTGACGGTCAAGTTCTCTCCGGACCATCCGGGTTTGCGTTATTTCGACACAGCTCGGATAGAGTTGAGCACACAA GAAGACGCCAAAGCGGTAGAACTGGTCGGTCGCTGTTGGGCAAACAACATGTACACCACAGGTTGGAACGACTTTTCTACACGACGAGAGCTCAGTGATTACCGTCACAGATCTGATGCAG AGACTGATGGAAAACTTCCTACAGGCTCGGTTTCGCTAATTCTTAGCAGTAAGGGTGGCAAATTGTCCTCACGTCGGATAGAAGTGGGCAGCATCAAGAGCGCTCTTATCAAGAAG TCGTCTGGTGACTTCGTCTTCGATCCTTTACCAACTGCGTTAGGGAAAACGTTTCAAATTGACACCATGAAG GCGGTTGTCGAAGGCGGCACGAGAAAGGTCGTTACCATTACATTCTGTCCACAACAAGATCATAAG TTGTCTGATGTTATTACTGCCAAGACTATG CTTACTCTGAAAGGAGAAAAGATTCAGCAGTTTGAAGTTAGTTTGTGTGGCATTATCAAGTCACCATAA
- the LOC134181959 gene encoding cilia- and flagella-associated protein 74-like isoform X2, whose protein sequence is MDALLEEAEDGEDGYDAFDVSYEETRQTRDADLPTIGVSGAVNDDVFATPDGDQFISPVERKHYNSDEDNSRHVISPFVAAVKPVTTPPLDTDLETLSDVESYFQDDWLNDSEHDFEKSHVESREGGREVIGMQERVAMLRLRREVDEINKLVADCQLQVQESKRELVKCHDMIDALQAERLSVEAEIQRHEEKKNIAVVMRLKGQVSRISQQIETEKSIEQQIKQTIDKAELALHHAELDQHRNETTAKQLAGMEETFEKQNEVAAVKRLKEEIKTAAAADAARKIKQREETEAAERAEQKRRDLIADAQLSQAKTARFLEETLSRMRQQDVANHKQNSEMMKQRMQSLLRLKTNIQDNRDSMRALQMIRNKHKSIADCEEKKERQKATEEGLNPVEVLMKKKRLQALFKEKEEFSKQQEKNKVNIVDKLLREQEQAKKREKKDQQPQWQSKQETKKSSHDIVTSSVGVHVDIEAAQNKEVVDIDGEEKAETEMKDMLSPANQAASILTSVESDQDARVEDVQLGGPSMGVQGLWQPEDHLLPSFDQDKHKNKLEAEMMDRVMQKLKESVVITQVAAGKEFKGRPFNSKPEVIIFEDFDVGKTYHKKVVLTNVSYTINYCKLQGMSDSLANSIDITFDPPGVMSAGMTCEMIVTFIPEVNSDLSGEVFFLAQTGSFSVPIQCVTKKCKLSVSSSCVEFRPACVGETRRRTFQLKNEGALGTRYVIKQISDVDSSDQGSVSLQFSQPGRNSVSEIDSTDTADGANVSSEHEQQISLGSLQLNTNDTNLLSKTIDHVSSSLLHTVVEREDEGEDEGEEKAESEGASDKRDEGKKSDKELGDQSETKSTAVSLVDDPMVIETESLKQSQVTVQSLVTAELTASSQLLSEQLQEKQDAQNASELEQSLGPAEYPLKFGVNAKSFLDPHSSLDIEVIFTPVTAGNFEKKYRIVFSEQATEEIIITVTGSAIDLPIYVEKQVIQLKVCMLDHLYQEAVLVHNRSATALRVTFTVPPALRDHIEILPKHGLVQGESSFSAQLKFLPRRSILEVCSERLNVHTGKLDIPVTIQVADQTRPVFFTVQAVVTSTDLEFDTTNIDFGTCTIYEAVVSTIRLSNKSVLPQAYGFVQLPKGVDVQPNDGFGTLLPEETISLDIIFSPEKPKEYKLTLTCKSGIGREFQINFVAIAILPALCLSHNVIDFCPTPIEDSRSTLVYVENPIHSPLSEESIRGQAPPSLPMAFEFAVPQGYPLYISPTVGIVQPGERHQVSVTFAPRLDRGAVMAHAWNLAKEKALLAAKVNREAAEMAAAKEAEEKSQLQSQGAGKKKRGVDRKGASSGMKMAPRCSTSMTNKRGQEQKEVSQPVEGSDEYWEASSALLRTFNNESTRLFVPCFVAAIKKSDKLDYRPDDTLHLEVSLPTVRPKLVLDRGSNIVDFGPVCKGHMKLKTVVLKNISDQVLTSLCVV, encoded by the exons ATGGACGCTCTCTTAGAAGAAGCAGAGGACGGAGAGGACGGATACGATGCGTTCGACGTGTCGTACGAGGAAACGAGGCAAACAAGAGACGCGGATTTGCCTACTATTGGTGTGAGCGGTGCTGTCAATGATGACGTGTTTGCTACGCCAGATGGCGATCAGTTTATCAGCCCAGTTGAGAGAAAACATTACAACTCAGACGAGGATAACAGTCGTCATG TTATCTCTCCGTTTGTCGCTGCTGTCAAGCCCGTCACCACGCCACCACTAGACACTGACCTAGAAACTCTATCTGACGTTGAATCATACTTTCAAGACGATTGGTTGAACGACAGCGAACATGATTTTGAAAA GTCTCATGTGGAATCGAGAGAAGGTGGTAGGGAAGTGATTGGAATGCAG GAACGCGTGGCTATGCTGAGACTGAGAAGAGAAGTGGATGAGATTAACAAACTGGTCGCCGACTGTCAACTGCAAGTTCAAGAGTCAAA GAGAGAGTTGGTAAAGTGTCATGACATGATTGATGCCTTACAAGCAGAACGTCTTTCTGTTGAGGCAGAAATTCAACGTCATGAAGAGAAGAAGAATAT AGCTGTTGTCATGAGACTAAAAGGCCAAGTGAGTCGAATCAGTCAACAAATCGAAACAGAGAAATCAATTGAACAACAGATAAAACAAACTATTGATAAAGCAGA ACTGGCTCTACACCACGCCGAGTTAGATCAGCACAGAAACGAAACAACTGCCAAGCAATTAGCAGGGATGGAAGAAACATTTGAGAAGCAGAACGAAGTTGCAGCAGTGAAGAGATTGAAGGAAGAAATcaaaacagcagcagcagccgaTGCAGCGAGAAAAATCAAACAAAG AGAAGAGACAGAAGCGGCAGAACGAGCCGAACAGAAACGTAGAGATCTTATAGCCGATGCACAACTAAGTCAAGCAAAGACGGCAAGATTTCTTGAAGAAACCTTGTCTAG AATGAGACAGCAAGATGTAGCCAATCACAAACAGAATTCAGAAATGATGAAACAGCGAATGCAGTCACTACTAAGGCTGAAGACAAACATTCAAGATAACAGA GACAGCATGAGAGCTCTACAGATGATACGGAACAAGCACAAGTCAATAGCTGATTGtgaggagaagaaagaaagacagaaagcaaCAGAAGAAGGGCTGAACCCAGTCGAGGTTCTTATGAAGAAGAAGCGCTTGCAGGCATTGTTTAAGGAGAAGGA GGAATTCAGCAAGCAACAGGAGAAGAATAAG GTGAACATTGTTGACAAACTTTTGCGTGAACAAGAACAAGCAAAGAAAAGGGAAAAGAAAGATCAACAGCCCCAGTGGCAAAGCAAGCAAGAAACAAAA AAATCAAGTCACGACATTGTTACGTCTTCTGTGGGTGTCCATGTGGATATTGAGGCTGCTCAGAACAAGGAGGTGGTTGATATTGATGGAGAAGAGAAGGCAGAGACAGAAATGAAAGACATGCTGTCACCAG CCAATCAGGCTGCTTCCATTCTTACATCAGTAGAGAGCGATCAAGATGCAAG GGTTGAGGACGTTCAACTTGGAGGTCCTTCTATGGGAGTTCAAGGCTTGTGGCAGCCAGAAGATCATTTG TTGCCATCGTTTGATCAAGATAAACACAAGAACAAACTAGAAGCA GAGATGATGGATCGGGTCATGCAAAAGCTGAAAGAGAGCGTCGTAATCACTCAAGTTGCAGCTGGGAAAGAATTCAAG GGCAGACCGTTTAACAGCAAGCCAGAAGTGATTATATTTGAAGACTTTGACGTTGGCAAGACTTACCACAAGAAAGTCGTTCTCACTAACGTGTCTTACACAATCAACTACTGCAAACTGCAGGGCATGTCTGACAGTCTGGCGAACAGTATTGATATAAC GTTTGATCCACCCGGTGTGATGTCAGCCGGAATGACGTGTGAAATGATCGTCACATTTATTCCCGAG gtCAACTCTGATCTATCCGGTGAGGTATTCTTTCTAGCTCAGACTGGATCGTTTTCTGTGCCTATTCAGTGCGTGACGAAAAAGTGCAAGTTGTCTGTGAGCTCCAGTTGTGTCGAGTTTCGACCAGCATGTGTAGGAGAGACAAGACGACGGACATTTCAGTTAAAGAACGAGGGAGCACTAGGGACAAGATACGTGATAAAACAAATATCTGACGTTGACTCAAGTG ATCAAGGGAGCGTGTCCTTGCAGTTCTCTCAACCTGGTCGCAATTCTGTCAGTGAGATTGACAGTACAGACACTGCCGACGGTGCCAACGTGTCATCAGAG CATGAACAACAGATTTCATTGGGATCTCTCCAATTGAATACCAATGATACCAACTTACTTTCCAAGACTATTGACCATGTAAGCTCATCGCTGTTGCATACTGTTGTTGAACGTGAGGATGAAGGTGAAGACGAAGGAGAAGAGAAGGCGGAAAGTGAAGGAGCAAGTGATAAAAGGGATGAGGGGAAGAAGAGCGACAAGGAATTGGGTGATCAATCAGAAACAAAGTCAACAGCTGTGTCTTTAGTGGATGATCCTATGGTGATTGAAACTGAGTCACTAAAGCAGTCACAAGTGACTGTGCAGTCACTTGTCACTGCAGAGCTGACAGCATCTAGTCAATTGTTATCAGAACAGTTACAAGAGAAACAAGATGCTCAGAATGCAAGTGAACTTGAGCAGTCTCTTGGGCCTGCAGAGTATCCTCTTAAGTTTGGAGTG AATGCAAAAAGCTTTCTTGATCCACATTCATCTCTTGACATCGAAGTCATCTTTACTCCTGTAACAGCCGGTAACTTTGAGAAAAAGTACAGAATTGTCTTCTCGGAGCAAGCAACAGAGGAG ATCATCATAACAGTGACTGGATCCGCTATTGATCTCCCAATTTACGTTGAGAAACAA GTGATTCAATTGAAGGTGTGCATGCTGGACCATCTCTACCAAGAGGCAGTTCTTGTTCACAACAG ATCAGCAACTGCATTGAGGGTAACATTCACTGTTCCTCCTGCTCTGCGAGATCACATCGAAATTCTACCAAAACACGGTCTTGTGCAAGGCGAATCGTCGTTTTCTGCACAACTGAAATTTTTGCCACG GCGTTCAATACTGGAAGTGTGCAGTGAGCGTTTAAACGTGCATACTGGAAAACTGGACATTCCAGTAACAATTCAGGTTGCTGATCAG ACACGGCCAGTATTCTTTACTGTCCAAGCTGTCGTGACCAGTACAGACCTTGAGTTCGACACCACAAACATTGACTTTGGGACGTGCACTATTTACGAAGCAGTTGTGAGTACGATTCGACTAAGCAACAAGTCAGTTCTACCACAAGCCTACGGTTTTGTTCAGCTGCCCAAG GGTGTTGATGTTCAACCGAATGATGGATTTGGTACTTTGCTTCCAGAAGAGACTATCAGCCTTGACATTATTTTCAGTCCTGAAAAGCCGAAG GAATACAAGTTAACTCTGACGTGCAAATCAGGCATTGGAAG AGAGTTCCAAATCAACTTTGTGGCTATCGCCATTCTTCCTGCTTTGTGCCTGTCTCACAACGTCATCGACTTTTGCCCCACACCCATTGAAGACTCTCGCTCAACTCTTGTCTACGTCGAAAATCCCATCCACAGCCCTCTTAGCGAAGAATCAATCAGAGGTCAAGCGCCACCTTCTCTACCCATGGCATTTGAATTTGCCGTTCCTCAGGGCTACCCTTTGTACATATCACCTACTGTAGGCATCGTGCAACCAGGCGAG AGACATCAAGTTTCAGTAACGTTTGCTCCTCGTCTTGATCGGGGAGCTGTTATGGCTCACGCTTGGAATTTAGCTAAAGAGAAGGCACTGCTGGCAGCTAAAGTTAATCGAGAGGCAGCAGAGATGGCAGCAGCAAAGGAAGCTGAGGAGAAAAGTCAGCTTCAAAGTCAAGGAGCTGGT AAAAAGAAGAGAGGGGTGGATCGGAAGGGTGCCAGTAGTGGTATGAAGATGGCACCTCGTTGTTCAACAAGTATGACAAACAAGAGGGGACAAGAACAGAAAGAGGTTTCTCAACCTGTTGAAGG GTCCGATGAGTATTGGGAGGCATCCTCTGCTTTACTTCGGACCTTCAACAATGAGTCGACTCGTCTGTTTGTTCCTTGCTTTGTTGCTGCCATCAAGAAATCCGATAAATTGGACTACAG GCCTGACGATACGTTGCACTTGGAAGTGAGTCTTCCCACTGTTCGTCCAAAGCTGGTGCTTGACAGAGGATCGAATATAGTCGACTTTGGTCCAGTGTGTAAAG gtcACATGAAGTTGAAGACTGTAGTCTTAAAAAATATCTCAGACCAGGTTCTTACG TCGCTCTGTGTGGTTTGA